CTATCCCGCGGGCATCGGCATGCCGGTGAAAGGTACGGTACATGCCAAAAATTTTATCGCCATGCCTGGCCAGATCTATCCCCAATCCGTTATCTTCAAAAATAAGGTAGATATGATTGTTTTCTTTCAGCGTATAACATTGTATAACCGGTTGCCTGCCAGGATGGTAGTATTTTAGCGAGTTGGTGAGCAAATTTTGCAAAATACTTTCCATATAAGCCGGTATATAGCTTATTTCGGTGCATTGGCTAAAATCGTACTCAACAATGGCGTTTATAGATTCGATATTGTTTTTTAAAGCCGAACGGATGTTTTTAAACAGCGGTTCAAGCTCAACCAACTTGCGCTCGTTTGTAATTTCGGTTTGAATTTTAACTATCTCGTTAAGATGCTCAATAGTAAGGTTAAGGCTATCGCTGATGGTTTTGAGGTGCGAAAATATTTCGTTCCTTTCTTCCTCTTCCTCTGTTTGCTCAAACAGGTTAACCATAAACTGCAGGTTGCCGGTATGCGATCTGAGGTTATGCGAAACGATGTAGGCAAAGTTCTGCAAGCGCCGGTTTTGGTCGGTAAGTAAATTTACCGATTGTTCCAGCTTAAGCAATTTGCGCTTTTCGCTGTCAATATCCTGTACAATACCCTTTACGGCTATGCAGCGGCCATAATCGTCAATAACAGGCACGCCCTTTACTTTTAGCCACAACAGGTTGTTTTTTGCCGAACGTAACAGTAAGTCAGCATCAAATGGGTGGCAAAACTGAATGGCGCTATCAATAGCCTGCTGCAATAAAGGCCGGTAAGGAGGTTCAAAAAAACTGATAAACTCCTCTACATTAAGTTGCAGGTGGTTCTGAATATCATAAATATCATAAACCTGTGCCGATAGCGTGATGGCCGTAGGGGTAAGCGTATTTATTTCCCAATTACCGAGGCGTGCAATTTTAAAGGCTTCGTGTTGGGTAAATTGGCTGCCTGCTGATGCTATGCTTTGCTGTTTGTAGGTGTTTACATTAATCAGTAACCCATATACGGTATCTGTATAGCCGTCATCCTGTTTTTTTACTGTGCTTTCAAACCACTGATAGCCATCTTTTTTAGTTAACAGCCTTATGGATATAGGAGGAGGGTTCTGATTTAACCGGCTTTGATGCAATGCGTTAAAAAAAACAGGTTTATCCTGGTAATACAATAGGTGTTCAAAAAAAACCTGGGCCGAACTGTCAATTTCATTAGGCTGATAACCTAATATACTGTAAAACCCGGCCGACCATTTTACCTCTTTTGAAACTGAATTATATTCCCAGAAACCCACATTCAGATCGTCAATCAATCGGGTTA
The sequence above is a segment of the Mucilaginibacter celer genome. Coding sequences within it:
- a CDS encoding PAS domain-containing sensor histidine kinase; translation: MSFFEKGPPFGNDAHLTRLIDDLNVGFWEYNSVSKEVKWSAGFYSILGYQPNEIDSSAQVFFEHLLYYQDKPVFFNALHQSRLNQNPPPISIRLLTKKDGYQWFESTVKKQDDGYTDTVYGLLINVNTYKQQSIASAGSQFTQHEAFKIARLGNWEINTLTPTAITLSAQVYDIYDIQNHLQLNVEEFISFFEPPYRPLLQQAIDSAIQFCHPFDADLLLRSAKNNLLWLKVKGVPVIDDYGRCIAVKGIVQDIDSEKRKLLKLEQSVNLLTDQNRRLQNFAYIVSHNLRSHTGNLQFMVNLFEQTEEEEERNEIFSHLKTISDSLNLTIEHLNEIVKIQTEITNERKLVELEPLFKNIRSALKNNIESINAIVEYDFSQCTEISYIPAYMESILQNLLTNSLKYYHPGRQPVIQCYTLKENNHIYLIFEDNGLGIDLARHGDKIFGMYRTFHRHADARGIGLFITRNQVEALGGTISVESTVNVGTKFTIKLV